Below is a window of Frigoribacterium sp. SL97 DNA.
CGAGCACGTCAAGATCGACCTCGAGCTGCTCGAACGCGAGCTCGGTCGCGCCGCGCACTGACCCCGCACCCGCGCCTCCCCGCCTCCGTCCCCGCGCCTCCTGAGCCCCTGCGACCACTGGGGTCTCGGTGCCGCGGCGCGGCCGAGGCCGGCCGTGACAGGCTGGGCGCGTGAGCGACTCGACGACGAACGACACCACCCCCACGACCGCCGGAGGCGTGGCGCACGGCGCCCCGCCCGTCACCACCCCGCCCGCCTGGTGGACGACCGCGACGGTCTACCAGATCTACCCGCGCAGCTTCGCCGACTCGAACGGCGACGGGGTCGGCGACCTCGGCGGCATCCGGCAGCGGCTCGGTCACCTGCACGACCTCGGGGTCGACGTGATCTGGCTGTCGCCGATCTACCGCTCGCCCCAGGCCGACAACGGGTACGACATCAGCGACTACGACGACGTCGACCCGCTGTTCGGTACGCTCGCCGAGTTCGACGCCCTGATGGACGAGGTGCACGCGCTCGGCATGAAGCTGGTCATGGACCTCGTCGTCAACCACACGAGCGACGAACACCCGTGGTTCGTCGAGGCCCGGTCGTCGCGCGACTCCCCGAAGCGCGACTGGTACCTCTGGCGCGACCCGCTGCCGTCGGGCGAGGGGACCGACGCCGCGGGCACGCCCGGGGCCGGCACCCACCCGACCGCCTGGCGCAGCGCCTTCAGCGGCCCGGCCTGGACCCTCGACGAGCCCACCGGCCAGTACTACCTCCACATGTTCGCGTCGAAGCAGCCCGACCTCAACTGGGAGAACCCCGACCTGCGCCGGGCCGTCTTCGACATGATGAACCGCTGGCTCGACCGGGGCGTCGACGGGTTCCGCATGGACGTGATCAACCACATCGCGAAGGAGCCCTCGTCGCTCGCGCCCGGAGCCTCGCACTTCGTCATGGGCGGGCAGATCCACGACCACCTGCGCGAGATGCACCGCGAGGTCTTCGCCCACCGCACCGACCGCGAGCTGATCACGGTGGGCGAGATGCCGGGGGTGACGGTCGACGACGCCCGGCTGTTCACGGCCGCCGACCGGCACGAGCTCGACATGGTGTTCCAGTTCGAGCACGTCGGCCTCGACCACGGACCGGCCTCGAAGTTCGACAACCTGCCGTTCGACCTCGTGGCGCTCAAGCGCTCGCTGTCGCGGTGGCAGGAGGGCCTCGCCGACCAGGGCTGGAACAGCCTCTATCTCGGCAACCACGACCAGCCGCGGTCGGTCTCGCGCTTCGGCGACGACGGCCGCCACCGGTTCGAGTCGGCGACGCTGCTCGCCACCGTGCTGCACCTGCACCGGGGCACGCCGTACGTCTACCAGGGCGACGAGATCGGCATGACGAACGCCGGGTTCACCGCGGTAGAGCAGTACCGCGACATCGAGTCGATCAACTGGTTCGACGAGTCGGTCGCGGCGGGGGCCGACCCCGAGGGCCTGCTCGAGGCGTTGCGCTTCCGCAGCCGCGACAACGCGCGCACCCCCGTGCCGTGGTCGGGAGGCGCGGCGGCGGGCTTCAGCACCGGCACCCCGTGGATCGAGGTGGTCGCGAACCACGACACCGTGAACGTCGACGCCGACCGTGCGGCGGGTGACCGCTCGGTGTTCGAGCACTACCGGCGGTTGATCGCACTGCGACACGAGTCGCCCGTGGTGGCGCTCGGGTCGTTCGAGCTGCTCGCTCCGGACGACGAGCGGCTCTACGCGTTCACCCGCACGCTCGGCGACGAGCAGCTGCTCGTGCTGGCGAACTGGTCGGGCGAGGCGTACGAGCTCGACCCGGCGCTCCACCCGGCACTGCGGCGCCGGTCCGTGCCGCAGGTCGTGATCGGCAACGTGCCCGGCGGGGGCGGGCTGACGCTCGCGCCCTGGGAGGTGCGCGTCCTGCGGGGCTGACCCGCGCCTCCTCGGCTCTCCCGCGCCGCGCCGCGCGGGGATTCGCACCGTCCGCTGAACGTCGCACCGCCGATGTTCGCGGTGCGACGTTCAGTGGAGGGTGCGACTCGCGCCCCCGGGACGCGCTAGCGTCGGCGAGGTGAGCGATCCCGACGACGCGCCCGCGCCTCCCGACGACCCGGCACCCGCCGAACCGGCACCCGCCGAGCTCCCGCACGGCTGGGTGCGCGTCGGCGAGCGCCGCTGGTGGTCGACGTGGGTCGGGGCGACGACCGCGTTCGCCTTCTTCGCGGTGATCCAGGCAGTCCAGTTCGTCTTCCGCATCGCCGAGATCAGCTTCCGGTGGGATCTCGCCCTGTTGGTGGCCGTCGGGGTGACGGTCGGGATCTTCGCGCTGATCACGGTGATCCGGAACGCCCGGGCCCCGCAGCCCTGGATCGACCTCGACTCCGGGCAGCTGCGCGCCGGCACCCGCCGCCCCGTCCCCCTGGCCAGGGTCGACCGTGCCGTCCTGACGACGGCCCCGCTCGGCAACGGCGGCCGCGTGCTCGTGCTCCGCCTGACCGCCAAGGAGGCGCGGGTCGACTTCATCCTGCGCGACCGGAAGGACGCGACCCTCGACCCGACCTCGACCGCCGTGTTGGCGGAGGCGCTGCGCCGCACCTCCGTCGCCATGCCGACCTCGATCCACGACCCCACCGGCCGGTTCGCGCGGTACAACTTCCCCGGCCACGTCGACCGCGACGACGCCGTCGCCCTCGTCGAGCACCCGCCCGCGGCCGGCGACCCGCTGCCCGCGGCCTGGTGACCGCGACTGGTGACCGGTTCGCCCTCGAGCGCCCTCGTCCGAGACCACGTCGCACCACCGTCGCGTCGTCGAACCACGCAGAAGGTGGTTCCCCGACGCAACGGTGGTGCGACCTCGCCGACGGGTCCCGGACTCAGCGCTTCCAGTACCCCGAGAACGTGATGCGGTTCTTCGGCAGCCCTGCCGCGTGCAGGTGCCGCCGTCCGCCGGTCGCCAGCGCGGACTCGCCCACGACGTAGGCGTAGGCCCGCGGGTCGGCCGCCGACCGGGCCAGCAGCGCGGCGAGCGCCCCCTCCCCGGGCGCGACACCCCCGGCACCCTCGGCACCCCCGGCACCCCGACCGTCTACGTCGTCGTCGCCGCCGAGCGGCCGGCTGCCGGACCCCAGGGCGCCGAGCGCCCGGGCGTCGAGCTCGTCCCGCACCACCCACGTCACCTCGACGCCGTCGGGCGCGTCGAGCGGACGCACGTCGGCCCGGGTCGGCACCTCCTGGATCACCGACCCCACGGAGGCGCGGTGCAGCGACCGCACGATGCCCTCCGTCCCCGGCAACCCGGTCTCGTCGGCGACCAGGTGGATCTCGGTCGCGTCGTCGGGGGCGTTGAAGAGCACGCCCTGGTCGAGCAGGCCGAGGGCGTCGCCGGGGCGGGCGGCGCAGGCCCAGATCGCCGCGCCTCCTTCGAGTTCGCCGGACCCGCCGCGGTGCAGCACGAAGTCGATGTCGAGCTCGGCGCGCGAGGCCCCGCCCGCACCGGCCGCACCGGCACCCGCGCCGGCCGCCCCCGCACCCGCACCCACACCGGCACCCGCTTCCGTCCCGGCCGAACCCGCCGGCCGGAACTCGCGCACCGTGTAGTTCGCGCAGTGCGGCCGCTCGGCCTCGGGGATCGCCAGGTACTGCGCGTACCAGAGCGACGTGGTCGCCCGCGGCAGCCTCAACGAGTCGCTGCCGGGCACCGGCAAGAACAGCCGGAACCACTGGTCGAAGCCCATGCCGCCGAACTCGTGCAGGTCGTCGCCGACGACGGTGACGCGCTGGAAGCTCGGCGAGACGCGCTCGGAACGCAGCACCTCGAGGCGGTGCACTCGGGGGTCGGCGGGCTTGACGGGCGGACGGCGGGTCGACATAAGGTAAGGCTAACCTAACGAACCGCGGGTCGCATCCGACGTCGACGACCACGCCTCCGACGGGCACACCGACGTCGAGCCACCCGCACGACCCGCACCACCCGCACCACCCGCACCACCCGCACCACCCGCACCACCCGCACCACCCGCACGACGCGCGACACCGCGCCCTGCCCCACCGCTCCACGATCCGAAGGAGACCCGTGTCCGAACGCCACGCGTCCGCACTGCTGACCACCGCGACCGCCGACGAGTACGAGCGCCTCACCGGCGCCGCCGTCGCCCGGATCGCCGACCGCTTCCGCACGACGCGCCAACCCTTCTCGGGCGAGAGCCGTGCGCACCTGCAACACCTCGTCGACGCCGTCGACCTGGACGCCCCGGGCACCGGCCTCGACGACGCCCTGCGCGAGGTCGACGAACTCTTCACGGCGAACGCCGTCTGGTTCCACGACCCCGCCTACCAGTCGCACCTCAACTGCCCGGTCGCCCTCCCGGCGGTCGCCGCCGAGGCCGTGCTCGCCGCCGTCAACCCCTCGGTGGACACCTACGACCAGTCGGCCGTCGGCACCCTGATCGAGCGTCGCCTCGTCGACTGGACCGCCGAGCGCATCGGCTTCGACCCCGCCACCCGCGACGGCGTCTTCACCTCGGGCGGCACGCAGTCGAACCTGCACGCCCTGCTGCTCGCCCGCGAGCACGCCACGGCGCGCGCCCGCGCCGACGCGAGGGACGAGGAGGCGCGGCTGCGGGGCACAGCCGCCCCCGGCCACCGACCCGTGCCGCGCGCCACGGCACTGCACGACCTGCTCGGCCGCATGGTCGTGGTCGCCACCGCCGAGAGCCACTTCAGCGTGCAGAAGTCGGCTCGGCTGCTCGGCCTCGGCGAGGACGCCGTCGTGACCGTCCCCACCGACGACGCCGGTCGGATGCGACCCGAGGCCCTCGCGGTCACCCTGGACGCCCTCGTGCAGGCCGGACACCTGCCGGTCGCCGTCGTCGCGACCGCCGGCACGACCGACCGCGGCTGCCTCGACCCGCTCGCCGCCGTCGCCGAGGTCTGCGACCGCACGGGCGTGTGGCTGCACGTCGACGCGGCGTACGGCGGCGGCCTGCTCGTGTCGCCGACGCGTCGGCACCTGCTCGACGGCATCGAGCACGCCCGGTCGGTCACGGTCGACTTCCACAAGACGTTCTTCCAGCCGGTGTCGTCGAGTGCCCTCATCGTGCGCGACGGGCACGACCTCGACCCGGTCGCCTGGCACGCCGACTACCTCAACCCGCTCACCGACCCCGAACCGAACCAGGTCTCGAAGTCGCTCCAGACCACCCGACGGTTCGACGCGCTCAAGCTCTGGGCGACGCTCCGCGCCCTCGGCGCCGACGGCGTCGGCGAGCTGGTCGACCGGCTGATCGACCTGGCGGCCGGGGCCCACGACCTGCTGCGGGGCGACGACGAGTTCGTGCTGCTCGCCGAGACCCAGCTCAGCACGGCGCTGTTCCGCTGGCAGCCGTCCGGCGTCGACGACGCCACCGCCGACCGGCTCGTCCCCCTCGTCCGACGCGTGCTCTTCGAGTCCGGCAGGGCGATCGTCGCGAAGACCGTGGTCGACGGGCGTCCCTGCCTCAAGCTCACGCTGCTCAACCCGGACGCGGGTCTCGACGACGTGAGGGGCGTGCTCGAGCTGGTCCGCGCCTCCTCGTGGGCCCTGCTCGAGAGCGACGCCCCCGCCCTCGTCGCCGCCGGGACGGAGGTCGCCCGATGACCGCCGCCACCACGGCAGCCGCAGCCGCCACCCCGCGCGACGCCCCGCGCCTCCACGACCTGGTCGGCATCGGCCTCGGCCCGTTCAACCTCGGACTGGCCGCCCTGACCGACCCGCTCGACGACGTCGACGCGGTGTTCCTCGACGAGAACGACGGCTTCGCCTGGCACCCCGGCATGATGATCGAGGGCGCCACGATCCAGGTGCCGTTCCTGGCCGACCTCGTGACGATGGCCGACCCGACCTCGCGCTTCGGGTTCCTGAACTGGCTGAAGGCGACCGGGCGGCTCTACCCGTTCTACATCCGCGAGGAGTTCTCCCCGCTCCGCGCGGAGTACGACGCCTACTGCCGCTGGGTCGCCGACCAGCTCGACACCCTGCGGTGGGGTCGACGCGTCACGAGCGTCGACGAGCAGCCCGACGGGACGTACGTCGTGACCTCGCGACGTGCTGCCGACCAGGCCGTCGAGACCTGGCACGCCCGACACGTCGTGCTGGGGGTGGGCACCGAGCCGCGCCTCCCCGAGCCGCTGCAGCGCCTCGCCGACCGGGGCGACGCCCACGGCCGGGGCGACACCCACGGCCGGGTCGTGCACAGCGCCGACTACCTGACGGCCCGCGACCGCCTGCGCGCCGCCGACTCGGTGACGATCGTCGGCAGCGGGCAGTCGGCCGCCGAGATCTACCGCGACCTGCTCGACACGACCCGCGTCGGCGACCGACCGGGGCACCGGCTCGACTGGGTCACCCGTTCGCCGCGGTTCTTCCCGATGGAGTACACGAAGCTCACGCTCGAGCTCACGAGCCCCGAGTACACCGACCACTTCCACTCGCTGCCGCGCGAGACCCGCGACCGCCTCGGCCGCGAACAGCGCAGCCTCTACAAGGGCATCAGCGGCGACCTCGTCGACGACGTGTACGACACGCTCTACCGGCTGAGCGTCGACGGGCCGGTCGACTCGACCCTGCTGACCGAGACCGAGCTGGTCGACGCCCGGTGGGTCGACGCCGACGAGCAGCTCGAGATCACGGTCCGGCACGCGCAGCTCGGCACGACGACCACCCGCCGCACGGACGCGCTCGTCGTCGCGACGGGCTACGCCGCACGACTGCCGTCGTTCCTCGACGCCCTCGGCGATCGCGTCGACCGGGACGACCTCGGCCGCCTCGCCGTGGCCCGGGACTACTCGATCGACGGGGGCCGGGGACGGCTGTTCGTCCAGAACGCCGAGGAGCACACCCACGGCCTCACCGCCCCCGACCTCGGCTTCGGCGCCTGGCGCAACTCGAGCATCATCGCCTCGATCACCGGCCGCGAGATCTACCCGATCGAGCGCCGCATCGCCTTCCAGACCTTCGGCCGGCCCGACGGGCCGACATCGACCGCGACACCGACAGCGACACCGACACCGACCGAGGAGGCGCGGGTCACCCGATGAGCACCACCCACGACACCGAGGCGCTCGCGCCCGAACTCGCGCCAG
It encodes the following:
- a CDS encoding glycoside hydrolase family 13 protein, whose protein sequence is MAHGAPPVTTPPAWWTTATVYQIYPRSFADSNGDGVGDLGGIRQRLGHLHDLGVDVIWLSPIYRSPQADNGYDISDYDDVDPLFGTLAEFDALMDEVHALGMKLVMDLVVNHTSDEHPWFVEARSSRDSPKRDWYLWRDPLPSGEGTDAAGTPGAGTHPTAWRSAFSGPAWTLDEPTGQYYLHMFASKQPDLNWENPDLRRAVFDMMNRWLDRGVDGFRMDVINHIAKEPSSLAPGASHFVMGGQIHDHLREMHREVFAHRTDRELITVGEMPGVTVDDARLFTAADRHELDMVFQFEHVGLDHGPASKFDNLPFDLVALKRSLSRWQEGLADQGWNSLYLGNHDQPRSVSRFGDDGRHRFESATLLATVLHLHRGTPYVYQGDEIGMTNAGFTAVEQYRDIESINWFDESVAAGADPEGLLEALRFRSRDNARTPVPWSGGAAAGFSTGTPWIEVVANHDTVNVDADRAAGDRSVFEHYRRLIALRHESPVVALGSFELLAPDDERLYAFTRTLGDEQLLVLANWSGEAYELDPALHPALRRRSVPQVVIGNVPGGGGLTLAPWEVRVLRG
- a CDS encoding pyridoxal phosphate-dependent decarboxylase family protein, encoding MSERHASALLTTATADEYERLTGAAVARIADRFRTTRQPFSGESRAHLQHLVDAVDLDAPGTGLDDALREVDELFTANAVWFHDPAYQSHLNCPVALPAVAAEAVLAAVNPSVDTYDQSAVGTLIERRLVDWTAERIGFDPATRDGVFTSGGTQSNLHALLLAREHATARARADARDEEARLRGTAAPGHRPVPRATALHDLLGRMVVVATAESHFSVQKSARLLGLGEDAVVTVPTDDAGRMRPEALAVTLDALVQAGHLPVAVVATAGTTDRGCLDPLAAVAEVCDRTGVWLHVDAAYGGGLLVSPTRRHLLDGIEHARSVTVDFHKTFFQPVSSSALIVRDGHDLDPVAWHADYLNPLTDPEPNQVSKSLQTTRRFDALKLWATLRALGADGVGELVDRLIDLAAGAHDLLRGDDEFVLLAETQLSTALFRWQPSGVDDATADRLVPLVRRVLFESGRAIVAKTVVDGRPCLKLTLLNPDAGLDDVRGVLELVRASSWALLESDAPALVAAGTEVAR
- a CDS encoding lysine N(6)-hydroxylase/L-ornithine N(5)-oxygenase family protein translates to MTAATTAAAAATPRDAPRLHDLVGIGLGPFNLGLAALTDPLDDVDAVFLDENDGFAWHPGMMIEGATIQVPFLADLVTMADPTSRFGFLNWLKATGRLYPFYIREEFSPLRAEYDAYCRWVADQLDTLRWGRRVTSVDEQPDGTYVVTSRRAADQAVETWHARHVVLGVGTEPRLPEPLQRLADRGDAHGRGDTHGRVVHSADYLTARDRLRAADSVTIVGSGQSAAEIYRDLLDTTRVGDRPGHRLDWVTRSPRFFPMEYTKLTLELTSPEYTDHFHSLPRETRDRLGREQRSLYKGISGDLVDDVYDTLYRLSVDGPVDSTLLTETELVDARWVDADEQLEITVRHAQLGTTTTRRTDALVVATGYAARLPSFLDALGDRVDRDDLGRLAVARDYSIDGGRGRLFVQNAEEHTHGLTAPDLGFGAWRNSSIIASITGREIYPIERRIAFQTFGRPDGPTSTATPTATPTPTEEARVTR
- a CDS encoding siderophore-interacting protein gives rise to the protein MSTRRPPVKPADPRVHRLEVLRSERVSPSFQRVTVVGDDLHEFGGMGFDQWFRLFLPVPGSDSLRLPRATTSLWYAQYLAIPEAERPHCANYTVREFRPAGSAGTEAGAGVGAGAGAAGAGAGAAGAGGASRAELDIDFVLHRGGSGELEGGAAIWACAARPGDALGLLDQGVLFNAPDDATEIHLVADETGLPGTEGIVRSLHRASVGSVIQEVPTRADVRPLDAPDGVEVTWVVRDELDARALGALGSGSRPLGGDDDVDGRGAGGAEGAGGVAPGEGALAALLARSAADPRAYAYVVGESALATGGRRHLHAAGLPKNRITFSGYWKR